One window from the genome of Oncorhynchus kisutch isolate 150728-3 linkage group LG21, Okis_V2, whole genome shotgun sequence encodes:
- the LOC109866671 gene encoding C-C chemokine receptor type 6, translating to MNYTDNAEETVNNSVAYDYNWVEPCNMEENNSVERVVRLYIHSVICILGLLGNILVIVTYAFYKKAKSMTDVYLLNVAIADMLFVVALPLIIYNEQSDWAMGMVACKVLRGAYSVNLYSGMLLLACISTDRYIAIVQARRSFRLRSLIYSRIICAAVWSLALLLSVPTFVYYERYVPAHSSIDNNNATTLFDLENTIFLEEEEEDYVVCNFRFPDNATARQMKILVPSTQMAVGFFLPLLVMGFCYANIIVTLLRAKNFQRHKAVRVVLAVVVVFIICHLPYNAALLYDTVNKFQTQTCSQVDTTEVAKTVTETVAYLHCCLNPVLYAFIGVKFRNHFRKIVEDVWCIGKRVMNPRRFSRVTSEMYVSTVRRSMDGSSTDNASSFTM from the coding sequence ATGAACTATACGGATAATGCCGAGGAAACAGTTAACAATTCAGTGGCGTATGACTATAATTGGGTGGAGCCATGTAATATGGAAGAAAACAACAGTGTGGAGAGAGTGGTGCGACTCTACATCCACTCTGTCATCTGTATCCTGGGTTTACTGGGCAACATCCTGGTGATCGTCACCTACGCCTTCTACAAGAAGGCCAAGTCCATGACGGACGTCTACCTTCTGAACGTGGCCATAGCAGACATGCTGTTTGTGGTGGCTCTACCCCTGATCATCTACAATGAGCAGAGTGACTGGGCCATGGGGATGGTGGCCTGTAAGGTTCTCCGTGGGGCCTACAGCGTCAACCTGTACAGTGGCATGCTGTTGTTAGCTTGTATTAGCACCGACCGCTACATTGCTATCGTCCAGGCCCGTCGCTCCTTCCGGCTCCGCTCCCTGATCTACAGCCGCATCATCTGCGCTGCAGTCTGGAGCCTGgccctgctcctctctgtccccaccttTGTCTACTACGAGCGTTATGTGCCTGCACACAGCAGCATTGATAACAACAATGCTACAACACTGTTTGATCTGGAGAACACCATATtcttagaggaggaggaggaggactatgTAGTCTGCAACTTCAGGTTCCCAGACAACGCCACGGCCCGTCAGATGAAGATCCTGGTCCCGAGCACCCAGATGGCGGTGGGCTTCTTCCTGCCCCTGTTGGTCATGGGCTTCTGCTACGCCAACATCATTGTCACGCTGCTGCGTGCCAAGAACTTCCAGAGGCACAAGGCGGTGCGCGTGGTGCTGGCTGTGGTGGTCGTGTTTATCATCTGTCATCTGCCCTACAACGCCGCACTGCTCTACGACACAGTCAACAAGTTCCAGACCCAGACCTGCAGTCAGGTGGATACAACCGAAGTGGCCAAGACAGTGACAGAAACGGTGGCCTACCTGCACTGCTGCCTCAACCCGGTCCTATACGCCTTCATCGGGGTGAAGTTCAGGAACCACTTCAGGAAGATTGTGGAGGATGTGTGGTGCATTGGGAAGAGGGTCATGAATCCCCGACGCTTCTCGAGGGTCACGTCAGAGATGTATGTCTCCACTGTCCGCAGGTCTATGGATGGATCCTCTACTGACAACGCATCTTCTTTCACCATGTGA